A portion of the Candidatus Krumholzibacteriia bacterium genome contains these proteins:
- a CDS encoding KamA family radical SAM protein: MPSVKYRKNIHRIDALSKEEQDRLALVAERYAFRANDYYLSLINWEDPLDPIRQIVVPQEGELDAWGALDASNEADNYVAPGCQHKYSDTALLLVNETCGAYCRFCFRKRLFMNDNEEVEFDPTPGIDYIREHPEISNVLLTGGDPLLLSTGKLRAIITRLREIDHVKIIRIGSKMPAFNPFRILDDPALLELLESHSCTNGRIYLMAHFNHPRELTREARSALDALHHAGVMLVNQTPIIRGVNSDPKVLAELMQELSWMGVPPYYMFQCRPTEGNKPFEMPIVESWELVREAMTRVSGLARRARLTMSHASGKVEVPAVTRDHIICRYHRARNPEDDGRVMVFHRDDNAYWLDDLRPVELEDRDRLWPRSKGGAANHRGFNQ, from the coding sequence ATGCCTTCAGTTAAGTATCGGAAGAATATCCACCGAATCGACGCACTTTCGAAAGAGGAACAGGATCGACTGGCTCTAGTGGCCGAGCGCTATGCCTTTCGGGCCAATGACTACTATCTCTCCCTGATCAACTGGGAAGATCCTCTGGACCCGATCCGCCAGATCGTGGTTCCCCAGGAGGGGGAATTGGACGCCTGGGGGGCTCTGGACGCAAGCAATGAGGCCGATAACTATGTCGCCCCCGGTTGCCAGCACAAGTACAGCGACACGGCTCTCCTCCTGGTAAACGAGACCTGCGGAGCCTACTGCCGTTTCTGCTTCCGCAAGCGTCTCTTCATGAATGACAATGAAGAGGTGGAGTTCGATCCCACACCGGGCATTGACTACATTCGCGAGCACCCGGAGATCAGCAATGTTCTGCTTACGGGCGGCGATCCCCTGCTGCTCTCCACCGGCAAACTCCGGGCAATCATTACCCGCCTTCGCGAGATTGACCATGTGAAGATCATCCGCATCGGTTCGAAGATGCCGGCCTTCAACCCCTTCCGGATTCTGGATGACCCCGCCCTTCTGGAGCTTCTCGAATCCCACAGCTGCACAAACGGTCGCATCTACCTGATGGCACACTTCAATCACCCACGCGAACTGACCCGGGAAGCCCGCTCCGCTCTTGATGCCCTGCACCACGCCGGGGTTATGCTGGTCAACCAGACCCCGATCATTCGGGGCGTGAACAGCGACCCGAAGGTTCTGGCTGAACTGATGCAGGAACTGAGCTGGATGGGAGTTCCACCCTACTACATGTTCCAGTGCCGACCGACCGAGGGCAACAAGCCTTTCGAAATGCCCATTGTGGAAAGCTGGGAACTTGTCCGGGAAGCAATGACCCGAGTATCCGGCCTGGCCCGCCGGGCGAGGCTGACGATGAGCCATGCCTCCGGCAAGGTGGAAGTGCCGGCCGTGACCCGGGATCACATCATCTGCCGCTATCACCGTGCAAGAAATCCCGAGGACGACGGCAGGGTCATGGTCTTCCATCGGGACGACAATGCCTACTGGCTGGATGATCTTCGCCCCGTCGAACTGGAAGACCGCGACCGCCTCTGGCCGCGTTCGAAGGGTGGCGCGGCAAATCACAGGGGTTTCAACCAGTAG
- the radA gene encoding DNA repair protein RadA, with protein MAKTRTRYLCSDCGAESASWLGRCPACGEFNTLKELNRVLGRKASSSLDGVQRSGEGVRALSEISRNECERRSSGISELDRILGGGFVPGSVILVGGDPGIGKSTLLMQTAQAMAEEWDQPVLYVSGEESPGQVRIRAERLQALHGKLLFLASTDLAEASQAAREHKPSLMIMDSVQTLTDPDHEGVSGAASQLRQVTSKLSALAKEEGFPLVLIGHVTKDGQIAGPRVLEHMVDAVLYFEGETRGTGRILRTVKNRFGASHEVALFEMRNNGLEAILDPSSLLGGSREGAVGSAVAVTWTGSRPLAVEIQALVSATRYGTPARVVQGLDSRRVSLLVAVLEKCSGMQLGGSDIFVSVAGGLKLDDPALDAALIAALASSFTSRSLPSSAVFLGETGLRGDLRPVSQLNERCREAVRLGFSSVFAASAGQDLPAGVQGLSDVPALLRAAGVLQEDAAGR; from the coding sequence ATGGCAAAAACCCGCACCCGATATCTTTGTTCCGACTGCGGCGCAGAAAGTGCGTCCTGGCTCGGCCGTTGCCCTGCTTGCGGCGAGTTTAATACCCTGAAAGAACTGAACCGCGTTCTTGGCAGGAAGGCCTCCAGCAGTCTGGACGGTGTACAGCGCAGTGGCGAAGGGGTTCGCGCCCTCTCGGAGATTTCCCGAAATGAATGCGAACGACGCAGCAGCGGCATCAGCGAACTGGACCGCATTCTTGGCGGCGGCTTTGTTCCCGGCTCTGTGATTCTGGTGGGCGGGGATCCCGGCATCGGCAAGTCCACGCTTCTGATGCAGACGGCTCAGGCCATGGCAGAGGAATGGGATCAGCCCGTGCTCTATGTCTCCGGCGAAGAGAGTCCCGGGCAGGTGCGCATCCGCGCCGAGCGACTTCAGGCACTTCATGGGAAACTACTTTTTCTCGCCAGCACGGATCTTGCCGAAGCCAGTCAGGCCGCCCGCGAACACAAGCCTTCCCTGATGATCATGGACTCGGTGCAGACGCTCACGGATCCCGATCACGAGGGGGTCTCCGGAGCCGCGTCCCAGTTGCGTCAGGTGACCTCGAAGCTGTCCGCATTGGCCAAGGAGGAGGGCTTTCCCCTGGTGCTGATCGGGCATGTAACCAAGGACGGGCAGATCGCCGGGCCCCGGGTTCTGGAGCACATGGTCGATGCGGTCTTGTATTTCGAGGGAGAGACGCGTGGCACGGGGCGCATTCTGCGCACTGTGAAGAACCGGTTCGGAGCCTCGCATGAAGTGGCTCTCTTTGAAATGCGCAACAACGGGCTGGAAGCGATTCTGGACCCCTCGAGCCTGCTGGGCGGAAGTCGTGAGGGCGCGGTTGGCTCGGCCGTCGCCGTGACCTGGACTGGCAGTCGCCCTCTGGCGGTGGAGATCCAGGCACTGGTTTCTGCGACCCGCTATGGTACGCCGGCTCGTGTGGTGCAGGGTCTTGACTCCCGTCGCGTGTCCCTCCTGGTGGCGGTTCTGGAAAAATGCTCGGGGATGCAACTCGGGGGAAGCGATATCTTTGTCTCTGTGGCCGGTGGTCTGAAGCTCGATGATCCGGCTCTCGATGCCGCCCTGATTGCCGCTCTGGCCAGCAGTTTTACTTCCCGTTCGCTTCCTTCCTCGGCTGTTTTTCTTGGAGAAACCGGCCTTCGGGGCGACCTTCGCCCGGTTTCCCAGTTGAATGAGCGCTGTCGGGAGGCCGTGCGTCTGGGCTTCTCCTCCGTCTTTGCCGCCTCTGCCGGACAGGATCTCCCCGCCGGAGTGCAGGGGCTCTCCGATGTACCGGCTCTTCTGCGCGCAGCCGGGGTCTTGCAGGAGGATGCGGCCGGGCGCTAG
- the ispD gene encoding 2-C-methyl-D-erythritol 4-phosphate cytidylyltransferase, with the protein MNSLPFWTVIVAAGCGQRFGAARPKQYLELNGRLVLLRAMDPFLDHGDPDRIILVIPSDDADFIAKTLEEELPGAKALLVPGGASRQESVYRGLSAIADEEANVAIHDAARPLFDGADLPAWISKLDEVPALVPVLPVHDTILEVEEDRASRRLNREKLAAVQTPQLFRLSLIRRAHRWALERDIRNASDDGSLILAMGEELHTVKGDSLNRKITLAEDFEWAEGMLKERE; encoded by the coding sequence ATGAACTCGCTTCCTTTCTGGACAGTCATTGTCGCGGCCGGTTGCGGCCAGCGTTTCGGTGCGGCAAGGCCCAAGCAGTACCTGGAACTGAACGGGCGGCTCGTGCTGCTACGCGCCATGGATCCCTTTCTCGATCACGGCGATCCTGACCGCATCATACTGGTCATTCCGTCCGATGATGCGGATTTCATTGCGAAGACTCTGGAAGAAGAGCTTCCCGGAGCAAAGGCTCTTCTGGTTCCGGGCGGGGCAAGCCGTCAGGAGTCGGTCTACCGGGGACTGAGTGCCATCGCCGATGAAGAGGCCAATGTGGCCATCCACGATGCTGCCCGCCCTCTCTTTGATGGCGCGGACTTGCCCGCCTGGATCTCGAAACTGGACGAAGTCCCGGCACTGGTTCCCGTACTTCCTGTTCACGACACCATTCTGGAAGTGGAGGAGGATCGGGCCAGCAGGAGACTGAATCGCGAGAAGCTTGCGGCCGTGCAGACTCCGCAGCTGTTCCGGCTTTCGCTGATCCGACGGGCACATCGCTGGGCACTGGAGCGGGACATCCGGAATGCCAGCGATGATGGAAGCCTGATTCTTGCCATGGGCGAAGAACTACACACGGTCAAGGGAGATTCCCTGAACAGGAAAATCACCCTGGCCGAAGATTTCGAATGGGCGGAAGGTATGCTGAAGGAGAGGGAATGA